The following proteins come from a genomic window of Acinonyx jubatus isolate Ajub_Pintada_27869175 chromosome C1, VMU_Ajub_asm_v1.0, whole genome shotgun sequence:
- the DLX1 gene encoding homeobox protein DLX-1 — MTMTTMPESLNSPVSGKAVFMEFGPPNQQMSPSPMSHGHYSMHCLHSAGHSQPDGAYSSASSFSRPLGYPYVNSVSSHASSPYISSVQSYPGSASLAQSRLEDPGADSEKSTVVEGGEVRFNGKGKKIRKPRTIYSSLQLQALNRRFQQTQYLALPERAELAASLGLTQTQVKIWFQNKRSKFKKLMKQGGAALEGSALANGRALSAASPPVPPGWNPNTSSGKGSGGSAGSYIPSYTSWYPSAHQEAMQQPQLM, encoded by the exons ATGACCATGACCACCATGCCAGAAAGTCTCAACAGCCCCGTGTCGGGCAAGGCGGTGTTTATGGAGTTTGGGCCACCCAACCAGCAAATGTCTCCTTCTCCCATGTCCCACGGGCACTACTCCATGCACTGTTTACATTCGGCGGGCCATTCGCAGCCCGACGGCGCTTACAGCTCGGCCTCGTCTTTCTCCCGACCGCTGGGCTACCCCTACGTCAACTCGGTCAGCAGCCACGCGTCCAGCCCCTACATCAGTTCGGTGCAGTCCTACCCGGGCAGCGCCAGCCTCGCCCAGAGCCGCCTGGAGGACCCAG GGGCTGACTCCGAGAAGAGCACGGTGGTGGAAGGCGGTGAAGTGCGCTTCAATGGCAAGGGGAAAAAGATCCGCAAACCCAGGACGATTTATTCCAGTTTGCAGTTGCAGGCTTTGAACCGGAGGTTCCAGCAAACTCAGTACCTAGCTCTGCCCGAGAGGGCGGAGCTCGCGGCCTCCTTGGGACTCACGCAGACGCAG GTCAAGATCTGGTTCCAGAACAAGCGTTCCAAGTTCAAGAAACTGATGAAGCAGGGCGGGGCGGCTCTGGAGGGTAGCGCACTGGCCAATGGCCGGGCGCTGTCTGCGGCCTCCCCGCCAGTGCCGCCGGGCTGGAACCCCAACACCTCATCCGGGAAGGGCTCGGGCGGCAGCGCGGGCTCCTACATCCCCAGCTACACGTCGTGGTACCCCTCGGCGCACCAAGAAGCTATGCAGCAACCCCAACTCATGTGA
- the DLX2 gene encoding homeobox protein DLX-2 — MTGVFDSLVADMHSTQITASSTYHQHQQPPSGGGAGPGGSNGSSLHKPQESPTLPVSTATDSSYYTNQQHPAGGGGSGGSPYAHMGSYQYHAGGLNNVPYSAKSGYDLGYTAAYTSYAPYGTSSSPANNEPEKEDLEPEIRIVNGKPKKVRKPRTIYSSFQLAALQRRFQKTQYLALPERAELAASLGLTQTQVKIWFQNRRSKFKKMWKSGEIPSEQHPGASSSPPCASPPVSAPASWDFSAPQRMGSGGGPNSGGSGAGSSGSSPSSAASAFLGNYPWYHQASGPTSHLQAAAPLLHPTQTPQPHHHHHHHHHHHGGGGGAPVSAGTIF, encoded by the exons ATGACTGGAGTCTTTGACAGTCTGGTGGCTGATATGCACTCGACCCAGATCACGGCCTCCAGCACGTACCACCAGCACCAGCAGCCCCCAAGCGGCGGCGGCGCTGGCCCCGGCGGCAGCAACGGCAGCAGCCTCCACAAGCCCCAGGAGTCGCCCACACTCCCGGTGTCCACAGCTACCGACAGCAGCTACTACACCAACCAGCAGCAcccggcgggcggcggcggaAGTGGGGGCTCGCCCTACGCGCACATGGGTTCCTACCAGTACCACGCCGGCGGCCTCAACAACGTCCCTTATTCCGCTAAGAGCGGCTACGACCTGGGCTACACCGCCGCCTACACCTCCTACGCACCCTACGGGACCAGTTCTTCCCCGGCCAACAACGAACCTG agaaagaggacctcGAGCCTGAAATCCGGATCGTGAATGGGAAGCCAAAGAAAGTCCGGAAACCCCGTACCATCTACTCCAGTTTCCAGCTGGCGGCTCTTCAGAGACGTTTCCAAAAGACTCAATACCTCGCCCTCCCCGAGCGAGCGGAGCTGGCGGCGTCCCTGGGCCTCACCCAGACTCAG GTCAAAATCTGGTTCCAGAACCGCCGGTCCAAGTTCAAGAAGATGTGGAAAAGCGGTGAGATCCCCTCGGAGCAGCACCCTGGGGCCAGCAGCTCGCCACCTTGTGCGTCGCCGCCGGTGTCGGCGCCGGCCTCCTGGGACTTCAGCGCGCCACAGCGGATGGGGAGCGGCGGCGGCCCGAACAGCGGCGGCAGCGGCGCGGGCAGCTCGGGCTCCAGCCCGAGCAGCGCGGCCTCGGCTTTCCTGGGCAACTACCCGTGGTACCACCAGGCCTCGGGCCCCACCTCACACCTGCAGGCCGCCGCGCCGCTGCTGCACCCAACGCAGACCCCGCAGccgcaccaccaccaccatcaccaccaccaccaccacggcggcggcgggggcgcccCGGTGAGCGCCGGGACGATTTTCTAA